One Echinicola strongylocentroti DNA window includes the following coding sequences:
- a CDS encoding GH116 family glycosyl-hydrolase, with protein sequence MKKLQITGKDNSYPRVAVCSLIMLLSQVMSLYAQSESSNWPVLKTYDQEHIQKIAMPVGGIGTGTVSLTGRGSLEDWEIMNRPSKGFNPTLENRGPVKQKGPFFAIYMEDGEGKKQTRLLEGPPDPGHFEGPWGATSNHHGLPRFSNASFKTAYPFGQVFLSDEHLPVDVVVGAFNPLIPGNIDDSSIPMVVLNYTVKNTTDKEITVSLGGTIQNFIGYDGQRGEAKDNVNVYREDEGIKGIHYTTNGVDPDSEQWGTMSFVSLNEGQTTYRTAWEKMESRWDKKRLDYWDDFSEDGVLEKRENDAANAPLGSMAIKTTLQAGEEKDFRFLISWHFPNRQTWDKPGFQKYIKATVGNYYTTKYTDSWDVITQTLPRLEELEDKTKMFVNALIESDIPTEIKESSLFNLAHLRTQLAFRIESGHFLGWEGLFNNHGSCFGSCTHVWNYEQTTAFLFGELAKTMRDVEYGYATDDDGLMSFRAYLPLDSAQVWGKAAADGQMGSIMQFYREWQLSGDDEFLKQHWPMVKKSLEFCWIPGGWDANKDGVMEGSQHNTMDVEYFGPNPQMGFWYLGALKASAEIASYLGEKEFASTCNVLFENGSEWMDQHLFNGEYYEQDIQPPMTADNVAPALMEITTGKDAIDLTSPDFQLGKGVLVDQLIGQMFAHVVGLGYLGKEENIKQTLESIMKYNYVEEMSSHANFHRSYALGDESALVMAAYPGERPEKPFPYFTEVMTGFEYTAAIGMLQEGQVENGLKCIRNIRERYDGKKRSPFNEAEAGHHYARSMIAWAGVLASAKFHYSAVDRSMAFTSTPGTYFWSNGYSWGTCEVKNGEALLSVLSGKLVLDSFSLEGTGTKDLGGRSIQSSETVTIKL encoded by the coding sequence ATGAAAAAACTTCAAATAACCGGTAAGGACAATAGTTACCCAAGAGTCGCTGTATGTTCGCTGATCATGCTGCTCTCACAGGTGATGTCGTTATATGCACAATCTGAAAGTAGCAATTGGCCTGTGCTGAAAACCTATGACCAGGAGCATATCCAGAAAATAGCCATGCCAGTAGGCGGCATTGGCACGGGGACGGTTTCCTTGACAGGTAGAGGGTCGTTAGAGGATTGGGAGATCATGAACCGTCCGTCAAAGGGATTTAATCCTACCTTGGAAAACCGGGGCCCTGTAAAACAAAAAGGGCCGTTTTTTGCCATTTATATGGAAGATGGAGAGGGGAAAAAGCAGACCCGATTGCTGGAAGGCCCCCCAGATCCAGGGCATTTTGAAGGACCATGGGGAGCTACTTCAAACCATCATGGCCTGCCCCGATTCAGCAATGCAAGCTTTAAAACGGCCTATCCTTTTGGTCAGGTTTTTTTGAGCGATGAACATCTTCCCGTTGATGTGGTCGTTGGGGCATTCAATCCGCTTATTCCCGGGAATATTGATGACAGCAGTATCCCGATGGTTGTGCTGAACTATACCGTCAAAAATACCACCGATAAAGAAATTACCGTCTCTCTTGGCGGCACGATTCAGAACTTTATAGGCTACGATGGCCAGCGAGGTGAAGCAAAAGATAATGTGAATGTTTATAGAGAGGATGAAGGCATCAAGGGTATTCACTATACCACCAATGGCGTGGATCCTGACAGTGAGCAATGGGGGACGATGAGTTTTGTTTCTTTAAATGAAGGACAGACAACTTATCGTACCGCTTGGGAAAAGATGGAGAGCCGATGGGATAAAAAAAGGTTGGACTACTGGGATGATTTTTCGGAAGACGGTGTGTTGGAAAAAAGGGAGAACGATGCTGCCAATGCTCCTTTGGGGTCCATGGCCATAAAAACCACCCTCCAGGCAGGGGAGGAAAAGGATTTTCGATTTCTGATCAGTTGGCATTTTCCCAATAGGCAGACTTGGGATAAGCCGGGCTTTCAAAAGTACATTAAGGCCACTGTAGGGAATTATTACACGACAAAGTACACTGATTCTTGGGATGTAATTACCCAGACCCTACCACGACTAGAGGAGTTGGAGGACAAGACCAAGATGTTTGTAAATGCGCTGATTGAAAGTGATATTCCCACAGAAATAAAGGAATCTTCGCTGTTTAATTTGGCACATCTCCGTACCCAGCTGGCCTTTCGTATTGAGAGCGGGCATTTTTTAGGATGGGAAGGGCTGTTTAATAATCACGGTTCTTGTTTTGGTTCATGCACCCATGTTTGGAACTATGAGCAGACCACCGCATTTCTTTTTGGTGAACTGGCCAAAACCATGCGGGACGTTGAATATGGCTATGCTACCGATGATGATGGCCTTATGAGTTTTAGGGCTTATCTGCCGCTGGACTCAGCCCAAGTTTGGGGAAAAGCTGCTGCAGATGGACAGATGGGCAGCATTATGCAGTTCTACCGTGAATGGCAGTTGTCCGGGGATGATGAATTCCTCAAGCAGCATTGGCCAATGGTAAAGAAATCCTTGGAGTTTTGTTGGATTCCAGGTGGCTGGGATGCCAATAAGGACGGTGTGATGGAAGGTTCTCAGCATAATACAATGGACGTAGAATATTTTGGTCCCAATCCCCAAATGGGATTTTGGTACTTGGGGGCACTGAAGGCCTCAGCCGAAATCGCAAGTTACTTGGGAGAAAAGGAGTTTGCATCGACCTGCAATGTGCTGTTCGAAAATGGATCTGAGTGGATGGACCAGCACCTGTTTAATGGCGAATATTATGAACAGGATATTCAGCCTCCCATGACAGCGGACAATGTAGCGCCGGCGCTTATGGAAATCACCACTGGCAAAGATGCCATTGACCTCACCTCACCGGATTTCCAATTGGGCAAGGGCGTTTTGGTAGATCAGCTGATAGGGCAGATGTTTGCCCACGTAGTAGGGCTTGGATATCTCGGCAAGGAGGAAAACATCAAGCAAACGCTGGAGTCCATAATGAAATATAACTATGTGGAAGAGATGAGTTCCCATGCCAATTTTCACCGCTCGTATGCCTTGGGAGATGAATCGGCGCTGGTGATGGCAGCCTATCCCGGAGAGAGACCCGAAAAGCCATTCCCGTATTTTACAGAGGTCATGACGGGTTTTGAATATACGGCAGCAATAGGGATGTTGCAGGAAGGTCAGGTAGAAAATGGATTAAAATGCATAAGGAATATACGAGAACGCTACGATGGCAAAAAGAGAAGTCCTTTTAATGAAGCAGAAGCTGGACACCACTATGCCAGGAGTATGATTGCTTGGGCCGGTGTATTGGCCAGCGCTAAATTCCACTATTCTGCTGTAGACCGGTCCATGGCCTTTACCTCTACACCTGGCACGTACTTTTGGTCCAATGGCTACAGCTGGGGAACCTGTGAAGTGAAAAATGGCGAAGCTTTATTATCGGTGCTTTCAGGAAAGCTGGTACTGGACAGTTTTTCACTGGAAGGAACGGGCACTAAAGACCTTGGCGGTAGATCCATTCAATCATCAGAAACAGTTACCATCAAACTATAA